The Malassezia restricta chromosome I, complete sequence genome contains the following window.
TGCCCCATCGCTGCCGCTACCGCGGATCGTGTGGATGGAAAAAACGGCGGTCGGGCTGACTAAGTACGCGTGAGTTGGGGGGCTTACAACTCCTCCACGGTGATACGCTGCCCACAACCCTGGCACTGCTGCTGATGCGGCACACCACACGGCCGCCAGTCGTGCACGTGCTCcgcatcgcggcgctcttGCCACACATTATCGCGGATCGTCCGCTTTCGTAGTCGCTCGAGTCCTTGCTGAAATTTGCGCGTtcgcttgcgcttgcggTCTTCTTGCCGTCGCTCGTActcggcatcgaggccctcgGCAGACTTCCATTTAGCGTCGGAAAATGCATATGCCTCGACTTGACATCGGAGAAACAACATCATATTACTGTAGGTCGACTTGTGTGGGTTTTTCTTCAGGAGATGGGGCAGGAGCTCGCCATCGGCCAGTTCAGCGTCCGTCAGCAGATAGTCTTCTTTCACTTCGGTCTTGGTCAGGAGACTGTATCGCTCGGCGTGTGCACGCTCACATGCACGGCATACTCTCACATTGAAGACACGCAGAAATGGATCATACAATATGTCCTCGGTCCCACACATCTCGCAGGTCGGTCGCGACTTGGGATCCAAACTCACGCCTGGCTCCATCTGGtcacgcaggcgctgcatttctcgctcgcgctccttgcgcTTCTCCTCCAAGGCCTTCCATGCATCCTCCTCCTCATGCGTATCTTCGAGGAAACCACCCTTGGAAttgcgcaggcgcgtcaAGTCAAACTCAATATAGTCGCCCAGGGCCTTGTCCCGTGGCGGTGGCCGCTGTATCGGCTTGGTAGGTGACTGTGTCGCATTCCGTAGCGTCGAAGGCCCCGGACTCGGTGCAGCCATGTTTCGCAAacgctgccgcgctcgctgGCGGTGCGCCTCAATGGTttcgtccatggccgccaGGTACATGTGTGgaggccgcgcgtcgctgccttTTCCCCATGGCAGCGTATGCGCAGTTCTTTGCCCGGCATGCGTGGCAGACGGCGACGCACATGCATTCACCCTGCCCAGACGGCGAAGACTGGCTCTGGTGGCAAGAATGGTCTGCGGATGAGCGCGCGACATTTTTTCACGCCCTGGGCATTCACTCACGACTTCGACCGGATCTTGTGGCGCGCGATATACGTACACGCAGCGTTATAGAGGTATGCGTCGCGATTCGGCACTTTGATCGGCTTGTACGGCGCATGAAACGtgtcgagcgacgcatgTACGAGTCAAAATCagagcgacggcgccaaACTCTCGCGCGGATCccagctgctcgacaaATCTCCGACTCTCTGCTTGCGTGCGAGGAAGCACACGCGACGGCTTTAGCTGACAAGGAGCCAGCGCCTTTGCAGATGCATCGTGTTGCCATGTACTTATACCCTAGCGCTGAGGCTCCGACCACAGAGCCGCTCTCCGATGTCGTATCGCGTCTGGTTACGCCATCATCGGATGGCGGTGTGTCCATGATACCCGCTTACCAGGACCTACCGGGCGTTCCGCGCCTAGTAACAGAGTCGGACGTGCAAAAACTGTTGCAACGGTTGGAAGCGCATCATTTTCTACATACGGACCCGTCTCATGTGCATTGGCATGTGGCCACCTGCCATCCGTCTCACGCGGCCCATGCGGCCCTCGAGGGCGTGGTGTCGTGCCCTTCGTTGGATGGAGTCGTGCGCGAAACGCTGGCACAGATGCTGTATGGCTTTCTCGTACACGTCATGTACGAACTTTGTGTTGTGGGAGAAAGAACGCATGCGCGAGCTACTGTGGACGCTGCGTTTGTGTGGACCACTGTGGCCCGATTGGGCTACGTACACGACGATGGGTTCCAGCCAGATTTGATGGACGTCATGGCTCGTAAGCGTGCCGTTTCAGATCCGCCTATGGCGTGGCAAGAGGCTCAGGACGACAGTGACACGGCGTCGCCATCTTCGTCGGACAGTGATGCGTCTTACGAAAGCGAATCTTTGGACGAAGACGACTATGTCGCTGACGCAGCGCCTATCGGCAGTATGGCAACGCTCCGTCCATGCGAAAAGCATGAGCCGCGCATGCACTGGAGTCCCCTTGAGGCGCCCACTGCGCTGCCGGCGACCGACGACGTGATCGATGCATCGAGCCTGGACGCCGACGTGGATGCTTGGGATACGGCCGACGATGAGCGATACATATTACGACTACAGCGTGACTGGCCTATGATGTGTGCAAGAGATGCGGAATCAGCAGCGCCATGAGCAGAATGGCTACAAAGAACGCGACAAAGATGATCTCGTCTGAGATCATGAGCATGGGCAAAAGACTGGTGGGAAGCACGGTCAACCGCACAGAACTGTCTGCACTCGCACTTACGAGCATGCGACCGTTGGGCGAAAATGCGAGGCAGGTCGGAGGGAAGTCATGTGCGTCGCTGATTTTGAGCAGCGTATGCAGTGTGCTTGCGCGCAGCAGTGTAATGCCCAGATCCGAGGAGCCCACGGCTACGTACCGACCGTGCGGACTCACGGCCATCGTTGTCGCCGGCTTGTgggacacggcgcacgacgacatgcacCTCCATGTATCAGCGTCCCACATCATGACATAGCTCGGGCGTTTCTTGCTGCCTTGCACCGCCTGTGCATTGATCAACGCATACAAGCGGTTCTTCGTGCCCACCTCGGATGCGGGACCACGGCCAAACTTGCCCATCCGGAACGATGCACCCACGCTGCCTCCTAGTTTGGGCCGCTCAAGCACCTGCAGGATCCGTGGAGCAAACGTGGGCGTCGCTGCTTTCACCGTTtgcggcgtcgtcgaaAAGATCACGATGCGTGTGGGCGTCGTGACGGCGAGTTGCCTGCCGTCATGCGAAAAGTCAGTATCGTACACTTCTTCGCCCAGCGACACGACGCCCAGGTGCAGGGAAAACACGGGCATCATGCTGGGATACCTGTGCAGCTGAATACGTCCGTCCGTGCTAGCCACGGCCAGTAGCTTGCCGTCCGGCGAAAAAGCCACCGTCTTTTGATAGTGCTCAGGATCGGTGATACCCAGCGATGCCATCGACATGTAGAGCCGAATATCTGTCGTCAAGGCCTCGGCTTGCGCCCTAGCGGCGGGATGAGACTGCACGTCGTAGGTGAACACTCGCACATGCTCATTCCCACGCTCCGTCGGGCGCTGCATTTGCTCAGCAGGAGCATTGATGCCACATACAAGATGCGCATGATACGGATTGACAGCCAGGCACATCGGCGCATCCTCATCCGAACGCAAGGTGATCTCACCGCTCTGACACAGCGACGGAGCTGCATCCGGCTCTGGCGACGGCCACTGGATCTCCGTAGCCCTTAGCATGTTCGGAACGCCCGTGCGgcatgcaccgccaccacccGCATACACAAAGTGTCGGTTATCAAGAAAGCTGATCGCATAGACGGGCCATCCCGTCGACAACGTCGAGTGCCTatgcaccatgtcgagcgtAGTCTAATAAAGCAGGGGCCAGCGCTCGGGTGCGGATTTCGGACTCCACCACGTGATGCCTCTTGCTTCCTACGACGGTGGCGTCATGACGACCgatgatgcagcagcgtctccTCCCCAGCCGGAGCTGCCCCGGCATGTACTTACACGTGCTCAgctggcacagcgcatTGCACAGGGAGAAGTCCTCGTGGTGCACCGCCGCCTTGTGTACAAACTAGACAACTGGGTCCATCATCATCCCGGTGGAGACACGGCGATCTTGCACTTTGTTGGCCGTGACGCGAAGGATGAGATCGAAGTGTATCATTCTGACGAGACGATTGCCTTTATGCGCCGTTTTGCGATTGCCCAGCTCGCGGAGGAAGATGCGACAGACCTTCGAGTGGGGCGCCTATTCCGTCCCCTCATGCCACCCATCCAGCTAGGATACCGCGACGGCCATCTGGACCATCCGCACGCTCAGCTCGCCGCCTGGAACGCCATCTCGCAAAAGCAAAGCGGCGATGCCAAGGTGCGTGCTCAGTGCTTCCCCCTACCAGTGGAAATGCTGGAACCGCCGCCGTCCAAAacgacgctcgagcgtgaaGCTCACATTTCCCAGGCTTTTGAAGAGCTTCATGAACGCATCAAAAACGCAGGCATGTACACACTGCATCCATGGAACTACGGGCGCGAGTGCATTCGGTACGTGCTGTTTGCGATAGGCGCCTACGTCTTCTTCCATCTCGCCCACACAACGATACCAGCATCCTATGGACCTTGGCAGGCTCTGTCGTACATGGCCTCGGCCATCTCGCTCGGTGCCCTTTGGCACCAGGTGGCATTCACTGCTCATGATGCTGGACACACGGGCATCACACACATCTATTGGCTTGATCGATTGATCGGCGTCATCGTGGCGTCCTACATTGGCGGTCTGTCTCTCTTGTGGTGGTGTGACAATCATGACATTCACCACCTCGTAACGAATCACCCTGAGCATGATCCGGATATCCAACACATGCCCATTTTCGCTATAAGCCCGAGTCTCATCCCCTCCAAAGCTTACCCTGGCAAAAATGAGCCGGCCGGTTTGTGGTCGTCTTACTACCGCCGCATCATGCCATTAGATGCGGCAGCTCGATTCCTGCTGCCGCACCAACACAAGCTCTACTTTGTCATCATGTCTGTTGCGCGCTTCAACCTGTATGCCCTGTCCTACTCTTTCTTGTTGctgcgcgcacgacgcgacAAGTGGTTCTacatcgagtcgctgggTCTCGCCTGCTTCTGGTACTGGTTCAcggtgcatgtgctcgccCTTATCCCAACGTGGTCCCTTCGCATTGCATACCTACTCGTGTCTCATATCATCACGAGCCCCTTGCACGTGCAAATTGTACTCTCCCACTTTGCGCAGGACACGAGCGATTTGGGTCCCCAGGAGTGCTTTGCATCGCGCCAGATTCGCACGACCATGGACGTGGCTTGCCCCAAGTACCTCGACTTTTTCCACGGCGGTCTGCACATGCAGGTGGCGCACCATCTTTTCCCGCGCTTACCGCGCCACAACttgcgcgagacgcgcgatCGCTTCGTCGAGCCGTTTTGTAAGGAGCATGGCTTAGTCTACGACGAAATGAACTTTATATCCGGCAACGGTAAAGTCGTGTCGCGCCTCGAAGAGATCGCGACACAAGTGCGCGTCttgtgctgcgtcgcgcagGCCCAGGCCGAGGGAAAGCTATAGCGTGCATGTGTTTCTAGCATACCCAACCACTCTCTCAACACCTACCTATGGTGTATGTTCACTATCTTCTACATGATGGCTCAAACGTCACAAGTCAGATCTCGATGCTGGGCCGGTCTTATGAGGCGCCACGCGTTCGGCTCATGGTTGTCTTGTGGTCTCATGCTTGAACCGGCGCGTTAGCAGGGCCCTGCAGTGCGTGAAATATCGCTGGCGCTATACACTGGTGTCATGCGTGCATAAACCAGTGCCATCCAGTACGAAGCACGTTCCATGTTCACTCCGACGTGAATCTTCTCACCTCGCACCGACCGCGCCCAAGACCTTGCAGAGCCACTTTTTGCGGTGCACAGACACTGCATGAGGGTCGTGTGCACTAGCCTTGTAACGTGCTTGATTGGCTCGTTGCCCGTCATCGCGTCTTGGGCCATTTTTTTTCTACGGCTCATCATGTGCATATGGTTGGCTCCACACGCGCATCCTTGCATAGGGTTTAAACACGTGCGAagctcggcatggacgcGACTTGGGATAGGCGAGGCACAGCATCCCCAAACACAGGCCAATGTCGTGTGCAAAGCGTTTTATCTGATCGTGTGACTCTCCATTGCTTCACCCCATCCAAGGACCTGGCACCATGAAGCTTGCAACGGCTTTTGTGGCCCTGGCTTTCGCGGCCTTCGCGACGAGCGTTAACGCGGTGAACACCACGTCTGGTGCGCCTGTGTACACGGCCTCCAAGTCGTTCCCGACCGGCCTGTTCCCCTCGATGTACTACATGCCCAAGAACATGGAGCAGGAGCCGCGTCCTGTGATCACACGCCTCAACGGTGGCGTCTTCCCCGATGGCGTCGCCCACCCCTTGCATCTCCCCTCTGGCACGCCCAAGGATGAGGCTCTGATGCCCAACCCTCATCGCGGCACTGCTGACTTGGACCAGCTTATCAAGACGGTGTGGGAGGTGACCGACAAGCTGTTCCGCATGGACAAGGAAGCGTCGCCTACCTGCAACCTCTGTCGCCACGCtctcgatgcgctccaACAGGTCGCCCGCACCGACCCTGACACGATCCCTAACCTCCTTACGTCGCTTTGTGAGGCCTTCAACATTATTGGCATGACTGGCTACCACCAAGAGTGCAAGCGCACGCTTGACAAGGCTGCGTATGGCGGTGCTCTTGCGCAGGTGATTTCATACGCTAACTTCACAGAGAACGCGCCCGATGCCGTGACAGTGTGCTCACAGTTCCCTCCTCTGACGTTCTGCGACAAGCCAGATGTATCGCTGTCGGAGAACTTCTTGAACGACTGGTTCCGTGGTCAGCGCCACGCTTCGCCTGACGTCATTCGCAGGTGGCGCGAGAAGCGTGATAACGCCTACAAGTACTACAACCCGAAGGACGACTTGCGCGTCGTTCACCTGTCTGACCTGCATCTTGACCCTCAGTACTACGTCGGAGGTGAAAGTGACTGCACCTGGGGCGCCACGGTGACCTGCTGCCATTACAACAGTGCCAACTTTACCAAATTCCACGGTCAGATTGTGGACAAGCCGCTGCCCGACCACAAGATTGTGCACAAGGCCAACTACTGGGGTAGTCTGCCGTGTGACACGCCGTGGTCGCTTATGATGAGCTCTATGGAGGCTGTCAAAGCCATGGGCGGTAAGAACGGCTATGACCTCGCTCTGTTCACAGGTGACCTTGTGGTGCACGACGACCCGTACCGCTACAATCGCGACCTTGTGTTATACTCCGAGCAGGCTCAATACGATATTATGAAGGCCTACCTCGGCAAGACGCCGCTTGTCCCAACTCTTGGCAACCACGACTCCTCTCCGCTGAACCTCATGATCCAGTCTCAGCCATTCCCAGACGGTGCCTCCTACGACTTTGATTGGGACCTGAACTATATCGCAGAGCTTTGGAAGCAGCGCGGCTGGATCGACGACAACGAGGTCAGGGAAATCAAGACTCACCACGGTGCCTTCTCCGTGACGCCGCGCAAGGGTCTGCGTGTCGTG
Protein-coding sequences here:
- a CDS encoding DNA-repair protein complementing XP-A cells, giving the protein MDETIEAHRQRARQRLRNMAAPSPGPSTLRNATQSPTKPIQRPPPRDKALGDYIEFDLTRLRNSKGGFLEDTHEEEDAWKALEEKRKEREREMQRLRDQMEPGVSLDPKSRPTCEMCGTEDILYDPFLRVFNVRVCRACERAHAERYSLLTKTEVKEDYLLTDAELADGELLPHLLKKNPHKSTYSNMMLFLRCQVEAYAFSDAKWKSAEGLDAEYERRQEDRKRKRTRKFQQGLERLRKRTIRDNVWQERRDAEHVHDWRPCGVPHQQQCQGCGQRITVEEL
- a CDS encoding prolactin regulatory element-binding protein; the encoded protein is MVHRHSTLSTGWPVYAISFLDNRHFVYAGGGGACRTGVPNMLRATEIQWPSPEPDAAPSLCQSGEITLRSDEDAPMCLAVNPYHAHLVCGINAPAEQMQRPTERGNEHVRVFTYDVQSHPAARAQAEALTTDIRLYMSMASLGITDPEHYQKTVAFSPDGKLLAVASTDGRIQLHRYPSMMPVFSLHLGVVSLGEEVYDTDFSHDGRQLAVTTPTRIVIFSTTPQTVKAATPTFAPRILQVLERPKLGGSVGASFRMGKFGRGPASEVGTKNRLYALINAQAVQGSKKRPSYVMMWDADTWRCMSSCAVSHKPATTMAVSPHGRYVAVGSSDLGITLLRASTLHTLLKISDAHDFPPTCLAFSPNGRMLVSASADSSVRLTVLPTSLLPMLMISDEIIFVAFFVAILLMALLIPHLLHTS
- a CDS encoding sphingolipid 8-(E)-desaturase, whose translation is MTTDDAAASPPQPELPRHVLTRAQLAQRIAQGEVLVVHRRLVYKLDNWVHHHPGGDTAILHFVGRDAKDEIEVYHSDETIAFMRRFAIAQLAEEDATDLRVGRLFRPLMPPIQLGYRDGHLDHPHAQLAAWNAISQKQSGDAKVRAQCFPLPVEMLEPPPSKTTLEREAHISQAFEELHERIKNAGMYTLHPWNYGRECIRYVLFAIGAYVFFHLAHTTIPASYGPWQALSYMASAISLGALWHQVAFTAHDAGHTGITHIYWLDRLIGVIVASYIGGLSLLWWCDNHDIHHLVTNHPEHDPDIQHMPIFAISPSLIPSKAYPGKNEPAGLWSSYYRRIMPLDAAARFLLPHQHKLYFVIMSVARFNLYALSYSFLLLRARRDKWFYIESLGLACFWYWFTVHVLALIPTWSLRIAYLLVSHIITSPLHVQIVLSHFAQDTSDLGPQECFASRQIRTTMDVACPKYLDFFHGGLHMQVAHHLFPRLPRHNLRETRDRFVEPFCKEHGLVYDEMNFISGNGKVVSRLEEIATQVRVLCCVAQAQAEGKL
- a CDS encoding sphingomyelin phosphodiesterase: MKLATAFVALAFAAFATSVNAVNTTSGAPVYTASKSFPTGLFPSMYYMPKNMEQEPRPVITRLNGGVFPDGVAHPLHLPSGTPKDEALMPNPHRGTADLDQLIKTVWEVTDKLFRMDKEASPTCNLCRHALDALQQVARTDPDTIPNLLTSLCEAFNIIGMTGYHQECKRTLDKAAYGGALAQVISYANFTENAPDAVTVCSQFPPLTFCDKPDVSLSENFLNDWFRGQRHASPDVIRRWREKRDNAYKYYNPKDDLRVVHLSDLHLDPQYYVGGESDCTWGATVTCCHYNSANFTKFHGQIVDKPLPDHKIVHKANYWGSLPCDTPWSLMMSSMEAVKAMGGKNGYDLALFTGDLVVHDDPYRYNRDLVLYSEQAQYDIMKAYLGKTPLVPTLGNHDSSPLNLMIQSQPFPDGASYDFDWDLNYIAELWKQRGWIDDNEVREIKTHHGAFSVTPRKGLRVVSLNTDFWYQYNFYAYINSANPDFSGMLRFLTDELLDAEKCGDRVWIVGHVLTGWNGKEALASPTNLFYQIVSRFAPHTLGAIYFGHTHEDQFEVFYFNDNGNDKSTDQSTEKAVSIAYIAPSITPYQNLNPTFRVYSVHPVTYEIMDYDQYYASIPTFDDLVESKANHGPVWRKLYSAREAYGDFHASSQRNTYKAGVELDHARWPWNAPLNGTFWAAVTDEMEQRPELVQTWAEYTSSMSPRAKQCTSKKCQEAVICYMRSGSTNLGLKCNGDYSSFQ